One genomic region from Candidatus Reconcilbacillus cellulovorans encodes:
- a CDS encoding type III-A CRISPR-associated RAMP protein Csm3, whose amino-acid sequence MAVQSSAGKYRISGVIELKTALHIGGGNDTSEIGSVDKSVVRDPVTREPYIPGSSLKGKLRTLLELYHYALDSSFFDDSRIRVGGNDTRHHECGEPACVVCRLFGATSGKNGRNPSNPSGEVKWNRPARLIVRDTELADESRQLLRDADELDFFMTEVKFENSLDRITSAANPRQIERVPKGTKFRFEMIYTFWGFNPAFGERFSAVDAGREIGEDLRHLLLSFELLEGDYLGGNGSRGYGKVAFGGLKLEMRTFEAYRDGREWTCVAEAATLGEFVRNIRGQFSLDGGEREEAVGGTGGDTAACG is encoded by the coding sequence ATGGCGGTGCAATCGTCGGCGGGAAAATACCGCATCAGCGGCGTTATCGAGTTGAAGACCGCGCTTCACATCGGGGGAGGCAACGATACGTCGGAGATCGGCAGCGTTGACAAGAGCGTCGTTCGCGATCCGGTGACGCGTGAGCCGTACATTCCCGGCAGCTCGCTGAAAGGGAAGCTTCGCACGTTGCTGGAGTTATATCACTATGCGCTCGACAGCAGTTTTTTCGACGACAGCCGGATTCGCGTCGGCGGCAATGATACACGTCATCATGAGTGCGGTGAACCTGCGTGTGTCGTCTGCCGGCTGTTCGGCGCTACGAGCGGGAAAAATGGTCGCAACCCCTCAAATCCTTCCGGGGAGGTCAAATGGAACCGCCCCGCCCGTCTGATCGTCCGCGATACGGAGCTGGCCGACGAATCGCGCCAGCTGCTAAGGGATGCGGACGAGCTGGACTTTTTCATGACTGAAGTTAAGTTTGAAAATTCGCTCGACCGCATCACGAGCGCGGCCAATCCGCGCCAGATTGAACGCGTGCCGAAGGGGACGAAGTTCCGGTTTGAGATGATCTACACGTTCTGGGGGTTCAATCCTGCGTTCGGCGAACGGTTTTCGGCGGTCGATGCGGGGCGGGAGATCGGTGAAGATCTTCGGCATTTGCTGCTTTCGTTCGAGCTTCTCGAAGGCGATTATCTCGGCGGCAACGGGTCGCGCGGTTACGGCAAGGTGGCGTTCGGCGGCTTGAAGCTGGAGATGCGGACGTTCGAGGCGTATCGGGACGGCCGGGAATGGACGTGTGTCGCGGAAGCCGCGACGCTGGGCGAGTTTGTGCGAAACATTCGCGGACAGTTTTCGCTCGACGGAGGCGAACGGGAGGAGGCCGTCGGCGGTACCGGCGGAGATACGGCGGCATGCGGCTGA
- a CDS encoding type III-A CRISPR-associated RAMP protein Csm4: protein MRLTVEMRFRGPVRIGTGGFGMEGSGLILHSDTLFSALYIAWLRLYGGPVPKMRVSSAFPRAGGVVYYPRPQLPIPGLTPDDALAFGKSLKALRWVAEPSFFRWIRGAAFRAEDVHAMLKAEEVLDKQAAVRDRPRAAVDRFGAGTNLYWVGETFFADGDGLTFFAEVPDGEADRFCRAVEWLGDEGIGGRRSSGYGAFEPRFSASWPFEAATAGEAAGGSAGNAAGYVLLSLYGPNADERRRVVALLQAYHLVERTGWTESVGGQPGLRHRRVVMVAEGSVLREPVEGGIVDVAPDGFPHPVYRYGKAFLVGASASDGGAGDAGAE from the coding sequence ATGCGGCTGACGGTCGAGATGCGTTTCCGCGGGCCGGTGCGCATCGGCACGGGCGGATTCGGGATGGAGGGAAGCGGGCTTATCCTTCATTCCGATACGCTGTTCAGCGCGCTGTACATCGCTTGGCTACGGCTGTACGGCGGACCTGTACCGAAGATGCGCGTCAGTTCCGCGTTTCCGCGGGCAGGCGGGGTCGTCTATTATCCGCGGCCGCAGTTGCCGATTCCCGGTCTTACTCCCGACGATGCGCTGGCGTTCGGCAAGTCCTTGAAGGCGTTGAGATGGGTTGCGGAACCGTCGTTCTTCCGCTGGATTCGCGGAGCGGCGTTTCGAGCGGAGGACGTGCACGCCATGTTGAAGGCGGAAGAAGTCCTCGACAAGCAGGCGGCCGTCCGCGACCGGCCCCGCGCGGCTGTCGATCGGTTCGGCGCGGGGACGAACTTGTATTGGGTCGGCGAAACGTTTTTTGCCGACGGCGACGGGCTGACGTTTTTCGCGGAAGTGCCGGACGGGGAGGCGGACCGGTTTTGCCGGGCGGTCGAATGGCTGGGCGACGAAGGGATCGGCGGTCGGCGGAGTTCGGGTTACGGGGCGTTTGAACCGCGATTTTCGGCGTCGTGGCCGTTTGAAGCGGCGACAGCGGGCGAAGCGGCGGGCGGAAGCGCCGGGAATGCCGCGGGATACGTGCTGCTGTCGCTTTACGGGCCGAATGCGGACGAGCGCAGGCGGGTTGTGGCATTGCTTCAGGCTTACCATCTGGTCGAGCGGACCGGCTGGACGGAAAGCGTCGGCGGGCAGCCGGGGTTGCGGCATCGGCGGGTCGTCATGGTCGCCGAGGGCAGCGTATTGCGGGAACCGGTCGAAGGCGGCATCGTCGATGTGGCGCCGGACGGCTTTCCGCATCCGGTCTACCGGTACGGCAAGGCGTTTTTGGTCGGCGCATCGGCGTCGGAC